Proteins encoded in a region of the Sphingopyxis sp. OAS728 genome:
- a CDS encoding dsDNA nuclease domain-containing protein codes for MPDDLSSIAASSDAGGIAARKGFRIQDHVAARLALEMLHDPTILQLECETGDDVVLRRMEGGQTIIEYIQVKTTEIDAKWSIKELTARVGGRQGSSICEKSLLCDKHGETAWFRFVTTRAISTKLQPFRRPRAKRADYKGLEALVVSFSNKFKAVQSPSGRNLGDWASNMFWEIEGEEDALISRNINALLKLSGGQGVNPSYESMDAVYRELADKVRTMGDKPSADAEEKVWTRHDCLDWWASRVDAMRTAANASVKVYQISNVPQFFSEICSMDEDTIRRALYAYDVEFDGDVWRRDELIDHLLDWLPEIALPPQTLANFNHLAARRLPGEALRELDRRGSTDIPQLIAALMLHAILRHHFGAEPIACRIFVLIGGTMRASSAHIVQLPSGEEIWLGRSRLVTASSHEAVIDEVLAELRTGLTRDVLKEERDIIIQLREPRHLRDDKLDAILSKTGKTSELLKVMRLPLLVAYDSATLGSGFDAGYLDSLKEEVAMEYARIKALLGDELASVQISLFLVPVECADTLALDFEQKLRK; via the coding sequence GTGCCGGATGATTTGAGTAGTATCGCTGCATCGTCAGATGCTGGTGGCATCGCTGCGCGTAAGGGCTTTCGAATTCAGGACCATGTTGCCGCGCGCCTTGCGCTGGAGATGCTGCACGATCCCACGATTTTGCAGCTGGAATGCGAGACTGGAGACGATGTCGTCCTGCGCCGTATGGAAGGCGGACAAACCATCATAGAATATATTCAGGTCAAAACGACCGAAATAGATGCAAAATGGTCTATCAAGGAGCTCACGGCACGCGTCGGCGGCAGGCAAGGAAGTTCGATATGCGAGAAATCTCTCTTGTGCGACAAGCACGGGGAAACCGCCTGGTTTAGGTTTGTAACCACGCGCGCAATATCGACAAAGCTGCAGCCTTTCCGGCGCCCGCGCGCCAAGCGCGCGGACTATAAGGGCCTTGAAGCTCTCGTCGTCAGCTTCTCCAATAAATTCAAGGCAGTGCAGTCGCCGTCGGGCCGAAACTTGGGCGACTGGGCAAGCAATATGTTCTGGGAGATTGAAGGTGAAGAGGACGCGTTGATATCGCGCAATATCAATGCCCTCCTCAAGTTGTCGGGCGGCCAGGGGGTCAATCCCAGCTACGAATCCATGGATGCGGTTTATCGCGAGCTAGCCGACAAGGTCCGGACAATGGGCGACAAGCCCTCGGCAGATGCCGAGGAGAAAGTGTGGACCCGCCATGACTGCCTGGACTGGTGGGCGTCGCGGGTCGATGCGATGCGAACGGCCGCGAATGCGTCGGTCAAGGTTTACCAAATCTCGAACGTTCCGCAGTTCTTCTCGGAAATCTGCTCGATGGATGAAGATACCATTCGGCGCGCGTTATACGCCTATGACGTCGAGTTTGATGGCGATGTCTGGCGGCGCGACGAGCTGATCGATCATCTGCTGGATTGGCTTCCGGAAATTGCGCTCCCGCCACAAACGCTAGCAAATTTTAATCATCTTGCCGCAAGGCGACTGCCGGGCGAGGCATTGAGAGAGCTTGATCGCCGCGGCTCGACCGATATTCCACAGCTCATAGCCGCACTCATGCTGCACGCCATCCTGCGCCATCATTTTGGCGCAGAGCCGATCGCCTGCCGCATATTCGTGCTGATTGGCGGAACGATGAGGGCAAGCAGCGCCCATATCGTCCAGTTACCCAGCGGTGAGGAAATCTGGCTCGGCCGTTCGCGACTGGTCACGGCGTCGTCTCATGAAGCCGTGATCGACGAGGTTCTTGCGGAACTGCGGACCGGGCTTACGCGCGACGTGCTGAAGGAAGAGCGGGACATCATCATCCAGCTGCGCGAGCCGAGGCACTTGCGAGACGACAAACTGGACGCGATCCTGTCGAAGACCGGAAAAACATCGGAATTGCTCAAGGTCATGCGCCTGCCCCTTTTGGTGGCCTATGATAGCGCGACCCTCGGCTCCGGCTTCGACGCGGGCTATCTCGATAGTCTAAAGGAAGAAGTCGCGATGGAATATGCGAGGATCAAGGCGCTGCTGGGCGACGAACTGGCATCTGTCCAGATCTCCTTGTTTCTAGTTCCTGTGGAATGCGCCGACACGCTCGCCCTGGATTTCGAGCAGAAGTTGAGGAAGTGA
- a CDS encoding MBL fold metallo-hydrolase gives MSSPATADDVAPSARVSSAVLVRQGPSTETAILARLRPGDSATLVGEISGWYVVELADGTRGYVSKAWTIVRAEEGTEALAQSRHKVHVIDVGTGLAVFIEGPGFTLLYDAGSQDDLHDGDENRVVAYIRAARPDLTRIDHLILSHPHKDHLQLMPAVFDAFRIGNVWESGRVNKTDGYCHFLKAAMAEPGARYHDAIASNATRNVTFTGSGCNGTVTVRQDEMMSEAPVALGTGGRMRFLYRDAHPYSDPNGNSVVVRLDLGGKSILLAGDAEGGERELPATPPSPRSIEAKLLLCCAADLKADVLIVGHHGSLTSSRTAFLDAVGASIYAISSGPYPYHRVRLPDAEIVSELEQRGQVLRTDREDGFRLEDDARACEMRNRKVGPDADEMPGGCDNILIDIGPDGSIRAGYSSLSD, from the coding sequence ATGTCGTCGCCAGCAACTGCAGACGATGTCGCGCCGAGCGCACGTGTTTCGAGCGCGGTTCTTGTGCGGCAAGGACCATCGACAGAAACTGCCATTCTTGCGCGCTTACGGCCCGGCGACAGCGCGACGCTCGTGGGCGAGATCAGCGGCTGGTACGTCGTCGAGCTTGCCGATGGTACCCGCGGCTATGTCAGTAAGGCGTGGACGATCGTCCGTGCCGAAGAAGGCACCGAAGCGCTCGCGCAGAGCCGTCACAAGGTTCATGTCATCGATGTCGGCACCGGCCTCGCAGTGTTCATCGAAGGCCCCGGCTTCACGCTGCTTTATGATGCGGGAAGCCAAGACGATCTCCACGATGGCGATGAGAACCGCGTTGTAGCCTACATCCGTGCGGCGCGTCCCGACCTCACGCGGATCGATCACCTGATCCTCAGCCACCCGCACAAGGATCATCTTCAGTTAATGCCTGCAGTCTTCGACGCGTTTCGGATCGGCAACGTCTGGGAGTCCGGGCGCGTGAACAAGACCGATGGCTATTGCCACTTCCTCAAGGCCGCGATGGCGGAGCCGGGCGCGCGCTATCATGATGCGATCGCGTCGAACGCGACGCGAAACGTGACCTTCACCGGAAGCGGCTGCAACGGCACCGTGACCGTGCGTCAGGACGAGATGATGAGTGAGGCACCGGTCGCGCTCGGGACGGGCGGGCGGATGCGCTTTCTCTATCGCGACGCGCACCCCTATTCCGATCCCAACGGCAACAGCGTCGTTGTACGCCTCGATCTCGGCGGAAAAAGTATATTGCTAGCGGGGGACGCTGAAGGTGGAGAACGTGAGCTCCCCGCGACGCCTCCTAGCCCGCGCAGTATTGAGGCGAAACTTCTTCTGTGCTGCGCTGCTGATCTCAAGGCCGACGTTCTCATTGTAGGCCATCATGGCAGCCTCACTTCGTCCCGAACGGCTTTTCTCGATGCGGTGGGCGCGTCAATCTATGCGATTTCGTCAGGTCCCTACCCCTATCACCGCGTCAGGCTGCCCGATGCCGAGATCGTTTCCGAACTGGAGCAGCGGGGTCAAGTCCTGCGAACCGACCGCGAAGATGGCTTTCGCCTCGAAGACGATGCGCGCGCTTGCGAAATGCGCAATCGTAAGGTCGGGCCGGACGCCGACGAGATGCCGGGTGGATGCGACAATATTCTAATCGATATCGGCCCCGACGGCTCCATCCGCGCAGGTTACAGCAGTTTGAGTGACTAG
- a CDS encoding helix-turn-helix transcriptional regulator, which translates to MSDDRTSKRMLEAINLRDAQVRSASGDKTLRAYQGALEGYRSSSARALTQSPSTRQTGGNIVGRDSRSGQFLTQKGPATSTPPTSAGEVRAPHPIDSAADLGQIIRKARKRMKLSQDEFATYAGVGRRFLSELEGGKPSVEFDKVLACARAAGIDIFARPRHG; encoded by the coding sequence ATGTCTGACGACCGGACCAGCAAGCGTATGCTTGAGGCTATCAATCTCCGCGATGCCCAGGTGAGAAGCGCGAGCGGCGACAAGACGCTACGCGCCTATCAGGGCGCACTAGAGGGATATCGCTCCTCGTCTGCGCGTGCCCTTACCCAATCGCCTTCCACCCGGCAGACAGGCGGCAACATTGTCGGACGCGACTCCCGGTCGGGTCAATTTCTGACACAAAAAGGACCCGCAACTTCCACCCCTCCAACGTCGGCGGGCGAAGTGCGCGCGCCGCACCCCATCGACAGCGCCGCCGATCTCGGCCAGATCATCCGCAAGGCGCGCAAGCGCATGAAGTTGAGCCAAGATGAATTCGCGACCTATGCGGGGGTCGGACGTCGCTTCCTTTCCGAGCTCGAAGGCGGAAAACCGAGCGTCGAGTTCGACAAGGTATTGGCGTGCGCGCGCGCGGCGGGGATCGATATTTTTGCGCGGCCGCGGCACGGCTGA
- a CDS encoding DUF6119 family protein — protein sequence MADAGALVGPVPNIVEISLRLMRGSTAEEALKDDHDFTPMPSSIGQLYFNQSGAHPPGWVNFLEEIAPAARDEFRTQSCSAVLFVETKHPAKRLFAICFGQGHHALTDGAVETGFGLKVTLNLVSRDRLRVIDSAQLDSTVMQKRTQASRNADLGAFEVDTDRDLVRLASGIPSSSDFAKALTGRDALKFRAHLAPTRIVAQCERALELYGETSYQRDFGFIDHVQPVSSRTLIQALDDMVFEELKILVDGGASDLHLAIPDILGPEDSVEIGYFGLGLSSGKESYLELAIEDYVSELRKGKFDTITDMRALKPSHEIRVMKNGRSDGTHRRKLYSCFVFETSEADNSYVLFDGIWYLIEDKFQKDVERSYQALLKPSFLTKTVAKTEQALIAELIADQRLLCLDQTRSNPAGAPTAKIEACDFLSRQSELIHLKDGHSSAPLSHLWNQALISAEAFMGDSKFRGDFRRAATKREVKYNRQGFSALIPDGRTRPTAKNFTVIYGVMRHAHKKSKNLNLPFFSKVALRAAAARIDRMGFNVQLHLIEKV from the coding sequence GTGGCTGATGCCGGAGCTCTCGTGGGGCCAGTGCCGAACATTGTAGAGATTTCGCTGCGACTTATGCGCGGATCGACGGCAGAAGAAGCGCTAAAGGATGATCATGACTTCACGCCGATGCCGAGCAGTATCGGGCAGCTCTATTTCAACCAGTCCGGTGCGCACCCCCCGGGTTGGGTGAATTTCTTGGAAGAGATTGCACCGGCAGCGCGCGACGAGTTCCGCACACAAAGCTGCTCGGCCGTCCTGTTCGTAGAAACCAAACACCCGGCCAAGCGGCTGTTTGCCATTTGTTTTGGGCAGGGCCATCACGCATTAACCGACGGCGCCGTCGAGACGGGGTTCGGCCTCAAGGTTACGCTTAACCTCGTATCGCGCGATCGTCTGCGTGTCATTGATAGCGCACAGCTCGACTCGACCGTTATGCAAAAGCGCACTCAAGCGAGCCGTAACGCAGATCTTGGTGCTTTCGAAGTGGATACAGACCGAGATTTGGTTCGGCTCGCGTCGGGCATTCCGTCATCGAGCGACTTTGCCAAGGCGCTTACCGGCCGCGACGCGCTAAAATTCCGGGCGCACCTCGCTCCGACGCGCATAGTTGCTCAATGCGAGCGTGCGCTCGAGCTCTATGGCGAGACGTCTTACCAACGCGACTTCGGCTTTATCGACCACGTGCAGCCCGTCTCCAGTCGTACGCTGATCCAGGCCCTCGATGACATGGTTTTCGAGGAGTTGAAGATCTTGGTCGATGGCGGCGCCTCCGACCTGCATCTCGCAATCCCTGACATACTGGGTCCAGAGGACTCGGTAGAGATAGGCTATTTTGGTCTGGGGCTGAGCTCCGGCAAGGAGAGCTATCTGGAGCTGGCGATCGAGGACTACGTTTCTGAGCTAAGAAAAGGGAAGTTCGACACCATCACTGACATGCGGGCACTCAAACCATCGCACGAGATTCGCGTAATGAAAAACGGACGCAGCGACGGCACACATCGCCGAAAGCTGTATTCCTGCTTTGTCTTCGAGACGAGCGAGGCGGACAATAGCTACGTTCTCTTTGACGGGATATGGTATCTGATTGAGGACAAGTTTCAGAAAGACGTCGAACGCAGCTACCAAGCCCTCCTGAAACCGTCGTTCTTAACCAAAACGGTAGCGAAAACTGAGCAGGCGTTGATCGCGGAGCTTATCGCCGACCAGCGACTTCTTTGCCTCGATCAGACCCGCTCCAATCCGGCCGGCGCACCCACCGCCAAGATCGAGGCCTGCGATTTCCTCTCTAGACAAAGCGAGCTGATCCATCTGAAGGACGGCCACTCATCGGCCCCGCTCAGCCATTTATGGAACCAAGCGTTGATCTCCGCCGAGGCGTTTATGGGCGATTCAAAATTTCGGGGCGACTTTCGGCGGGCCGCAACAAAGCGTGAGGTGAAATATAATCGCCAGGGCTTTTCCGCCCTCATTCCGGATGGACGCACGAGGCCTACCGCCAAGAATTTCACCGTAATCTATGGCGTGATGCGCCATGCCCACAAAAAGTCGAAAAACCTCAACCTTCCTTTCTTCAGCAAAGTGGCGCTGCGCGCCGCGGCCGCGCGCATCGATCGGATGGGATTCAACGTCCAACTCCATCTGATTGAGAAAGTTTAA
- a CDS encoding type II toxin-antitoxin system HipA family toxin has protein sequence MRLLNVWLECAEQPIGTLLANDEGALSFHYADSWIETRANHPLSLSLPLEEVEFGDVRARAFFDNLLQENDQLNGVMARNGISRTDIAGLLAHVGADCAGAVSVLPEDAPPIKRPGDLDGDYDALADEEFRDLVHRLATGKPLPDGMRDPSPVAGFRDKISLAALPDGSFGLPKAGSGAPTTHILKIPHADHRHEARDEAFVTLLAHDCALPVGTCVAQIIDEHEVLLIQRFDRIVEGNKVYRIHQEDFAQAAGLPAELKYERRGAEGRKFDAPTIGRILDATGHPALSRAFFLRMTLFNLLIGNNDNHAKNHAILHRPGEAPELAPFYDLVPVQTVPGFVEELAFNIGTAALPEDITVDDLDQFAHAIGFPARNSRTIIGKSAGALIKAIEPLALNFPVEMRALDNQIGAAAEFLNELLSLGLDVRARDALVTSGGGWLVS, from the coding sequence ATGCGCCTGCTCAACGTCTGGCTCGAATGCGCCGAGCAACCGATCGGTACGCTTCTCGCAAATGACGAGGGCGCCCTGTCATTCCATTATGCGGATAGCTGGATCGAGACGCGCGCCAATCATCCGCTTTCCCTGTCGCTGCCGCTTGAAGAGGTGGAGTTCGGCGATGTGCGCGCGCGCGCCTTCTTCGACAATCTTCTCCAGGAGAATGATCAGCTCAACGGGGTGATGGCGCGCAACGGGATTTCGCGTACCGACATCGCCGGACTGCTTGCCCATGTCGGTGCGGACTGTGCCGGAGCTGTGAGCGTGCTTCCCGAAGACGCGCCGCCGATAAAGCGGCCGGGTGATCTCGATGGCGATTATGACGCGCTGGCCGATGAGGAGTTTCGCGACCTCGTCCATCGTCTGGCTACCGGCAAGCCCCTTCCGGACGGGATGAGAGACCCTTCCCCCGTCGCCGGCTTCCGCGACAAGATCAGTCTCGCGGCCCTCCCGGACGGCAGCTTCGGCCTTCCCAAGGCCGGGAGCGGCGCGCCGACCACGCATATCCTCAAGATTCCGCATGCCGATCACCGCCACGAAGCGCGCGACGAAGCCTTCGTCACACTTCTCGCCCATGATTGCGCCCTGCCAGTCGGCACCTGTGTCGCCCAGATAATAGACGAGCATGAGGTGCTGCTGATTCAGCGCTTCGACCGCATCGTCGAGGGCAATAAGGTCTATCGCATTCATCAGGAAGATTTCGCGCAAGCGGCCGGCCTGCCCGCCGAGCTCAAATATGAAAGGCGCGGCGCCGAAGGACGAAAATTCGACGCCCCGACGATCGGGCGCATTCTGGATGCAACGGGTCACCCCGCGCTATCCCGCGCCTTCTTCTTGCGCATGACGCTATTCAACCTGCTGATCGGGAACAACGACAATCATGCGAAGAACCACGCGATCCTCCACAGGCCGGGCGAGGCGCCCGAACTGGCCCCCTTCTACGATCTGGTGCCGGTCCAGACAGTGCCGGGTTTCGTCGAAGAACTCGCTTTCAACATAGGCACCGCAGCGCTGCCGGAGGACATCACCGTCGACGATCTCGACCAATTCGCGCACGCGATCGGCTTTCCGGCCCGCAACAGCCGAACGATCATCGGCAAGTCAGCGGGCGCTCTCATCAAGGCGATCGAACCGCTGGCGTTGAACTTCCCGGTCGAAATGCGGGCGCTCGACAATCAAATCGGCGCAGCCGCTGAATTTCTGAACGAGTTGCTATCGCTTGGCCTGGACGTCCGCGCGCGCGACGCGCTCGTGACAAGCGGCGGCGGCTGGCTCGTGAGTTGA
- a CDS encoding DUF2235 domain-containing protein, with translation MAKDGTEGRNLVICCDGTNNEIGTRLSNVLKLYKIAEKSDRQIAYYHPGIGTIAMPGTWGKWRRTTSSLFEMMTGHGLDRDVLAAYCFLCRHYRDGDRIYLFGFSRGAYTVRVLAGMIYLVGLLREHQINFAEYALKAYKRSGETDDHATAREFRDVVRPQLAAINFLGVWDTVASVIVPGSTPLSDPTLEELPFTRHNPAVAVFRHAMAIDEFRRMFRILPWKEPQEFRPNRYSQDETFPAQDCRQVWFAGCHSDVGGGFAETESALSKYPLIWMIEEAQKHGLRVRTSMVNHIARGQPREGARDYMKPDPAGLLHRSLSWGWTPFEIVPKAKKYLDWTERRSFLGYYLPRGEPRTILPDAWVHTSVIDRQGAVPGYKPVNLPEVFQTETIFGPAESGPNGGR, from the coding sequence ATGGCAAAAGACGGAACTGAGGGACGCAATCTCGTCATATGCTGTGATGGGACCAATAACGAAATCGGAACGCGGCTTTCGAATGTCTTAAAGCTCTACAAGATTGCCGAAAAGAGCGACCGCCAGATCGCTTACTATCACCCGGGGATCGGCACAATTGCGATGCCGGGCACTTGGGGAAAATGGCGGCGGACAACCTCGTCACTCTTCGAGATGATGACTGGGCATGGGCTCGATCGCGACGTTCTTGCGGCTTACTGCTTTCTTTGTCGGCACTACCGTGATGGGGACCGCATCTATCTCTTCGGTTTCAGTCGCGGGGCCTACACCGTGCGCGTGCTCGCGGGCATGATCTATCTCGTCGGCCTTTTGCGCGAGCATCAGATCAATTTCGCCGAATATGCACTTAAGGCGTACAAGCGATCAGGCGAGACCGATGACCATGCGACGGCACGCGAGTTTCGCGACGTCGTGCGACCGCAGTTGGCCGCCATCAATTTTCTCGGCGTCTGGGATACCGTTGCCTCGGTAATTGTCCCGGGGAGCACGCCCCTCTCCGACCCGACGCTTGAGGAGCTTCCTTTCACTCGTCACAATCCGGCCGTCGCCGTGTTTCGCCACGCCATGGCGATCGACGAGTTCCGCCGCATGTTCCGCATTCTCCCGTGGAAGGAGCCCCAGGAATTTCGGCCCAATCGCTATTCGCAGGACGAAACCTTCCCCGCGCAGGATTGCCGCCAAGTCTGGTTCGCTGGCTGTCACTCTGATGTCGGTGGCGGCTTTGCAGAAACCGAAAGCGCGCTCTCCAAATATCCGCTTATTTGGATGATCGAAGAGGCCCAAAAGCACGGCCTGCGCGTTCGCACCTCTATGGTCAATCATATCGCGCGCGGTCAGCCGCGCGAAGGCGCACGAGACTATATGAAGCCCGATCCCGCCGGTCTGTTGCATCGCTCGCTCAGCTGGGGCTGGACCCCTTTCGAGATCGTCCCCAAGGCCAAGAAGTATCTCGACTGGACCGAACGGCGGTCATTTCTCGGCTATTATCTTCCTCGCGGTGAGCCACGCACGATCTTGCCGGACGCGTGGGTGCATACGTCAGTGATCGACCGGCAAGGCGCAGTGCCTGGTTACAAGCCGGTCAATCTTCCCGAAGTATTCCAGACCGAAACGATTTTCGGACCAGCCGAATCTGGTCCTAATGGAGGTCGCTGA
- a CDS encoding DEAD/DEAH box helicase, with the protein MELDDIRQCIANPDKMIAARFPIFREVTRLANRENTSAIARDLVIRLLPHKALLTDGYDDLLDALVREVGLYPYADQARNAGIEEQMLFEAHRVQGVGQERFFHSLQLAVFQEIVNGRNVVLSAPTSVGKSLVIDAVLATRQHKKAVIIVPTIALIDETRRRITATLGSTHDIITHPSQVRLGDGRPTVYILTQERALGRNDLEDADFFVIDEFYKLDLRDGNDERAIDLNICFHRLAQNGAQFYLIGPNIASVNGLASSYKHVFMPSDFSTVALDIEYFNLKQRGEERNEKLIQLCGSLKSPTLVYCQSPRSARDAARTIYEASKLPVTDATKSAVDWLEQYFPSEWEVIQALKHGIGIHHGNVPRAIQQYMVRAFEEGRVKILVCTSTIIEGVNTVAENVIIFDRRTNTSTIDDFTFRNIAGRAGRMNRYFIGKVFVLEEAVAEGDHVVDLPVGQQDETTPMSLILDLPTGSLSPLSQERIKAAFEESKLSEATIRQNRYVPIEDQNALFEAVSLLYDTNPGHLQWKGVPKSAQLLAACNLIYEHLDHGESLRRHKIFAGDQLQAVLTSLMSADDFKDFIARRVAERWKDDTISDAVEQALSFLRNYVGYKFGRQLMALSRIQADVLSRYKKAAPGDYSMFAAQADSLFMPAGLFALDEYGVPSEIARKIMIDSGAIENVDQGLRILAGIDLGHVQLQPFEREILESVQQSLPLRAFARPEDEKN; encoded by the coding sequence ATGGAACTCGACGATATCCGGCAGTGTATCGCCAATCCCGACAAGATGATCGCGGCCCGCTTTCCGATTTTCCGGGAGGTAACGCGGCTTGCCAACAGGGAGAACACAAGCGCTATAGCCCGGGATCTGGTCATACGCCTGCTTCCACACAAGGCGCTTCTCACCGATGGGTATGACGACTTACTTGATGCATTGGTGCGCGAAGTCGGCCTATATCCTTATGCCGATCAAGCGAGAAATGCGGGGATCGAGGAGCAGATGCTCTTCGAAGCGCACCGCGTACAGGGCGTGGGGCAAGAGAGATTTTTCCACAGCCTTCAGCTGGCGGTTTTCCAGGAGATTGTGAACGGACGAAATGTCGTTCTGAGCGCGCCGACCAGCGTCGGAAAAAGCCTTGTCATCGACGCTGTTCTCGCGACGCGACAACACAAGAAGGCCGTCATCATCGTCCCCACTATCGCGCTCATCGACGAGACGAGACGGCGCATAACGGCGACCTTAGGCAGCACGCACGACATCATCACCCATCCGAGCCAGGTTCGTCTTGGCGACGGCCGCCCCACGGTCTACATCCTCACCCAAGAACGGGCACTTGGGCGCAACGATCTTGAAGATGCCGATTTTTTCGTAATTGACGAATTCTACAAGCTGGATCTTCGTGATGGGAACGATGAGCGGGCGATCGATCTCAATATATGCTTTCATCGTCTAGCGCAGAACGGCGCTCAATTTTATCTTATCGGGCCCAATATCGCGAGCGTTAACGGCCTTGCCTCATCCTACAAGCATGTCTTCATGCCTTCCGATTTTTCGACAGTGGCTCTGGACATTGAATATTTCAACCTCAAGCAGCGTGGCGAGGAGCGGAACGAAAAGCTTATCCAATTGTGCGGATCGCTCAAGAGCCCCACTCTGGTCTATTGCCAGTCGCCGCGCAGTGCGCGCGATGCAGCGCGGACGATATATGAAGCCTCGAAGCTTCCTGTGACCGACGCCACGAAGAGCGCCGTCGACTGGCTGGAACAATATTTCCCGAGTGAATGGGAGGTAATCCAGGCTCTGAAGCACGGGATTGGCATTCATCACGGAAACGTTCCAAGGGCGATTCAGCAATATATGGTGAGAGCCTTTGAAGAAGGCCGTGTTAAAATTCTCGTCTGCACATCGACGATCATAGAGGGCGTGAATACGGTCGCCGAGAATGTGATAATCTTCGACCGCCGGACAAACACCAGCACGATCGATGACTTCACCTTCAGGAATATCGCCGGCCGTGCGGGGCGAATGAACCGCTATTTCATCGGCAAGGTGTTCGTCCTTGAGGAAGCGGTTGCGGAAGGGGATCATGTCGTCGATTTGCCCGTGGGCCAGCAGGACGAAACGACGCCGATGTCGCTGATCCTCGACCTTCCTACGGGGAGCCTGTCTCCCCTGTCGCAGGAAAGGATCAAGGCCGCCTTCGAGGAGTCCAAGCTGAGCGAAGCCACGATCCGGCAAAATCGTTACGTTCCGATCGAGGATCAGAACGCGCTGTTCGAGGCCGTTTCGCTCCTTTACGATACCAATCCCGGCCACCTTCAGTGGAAGGGCGTCCCCAAATCGGCGCAATTGCTTGCCGCCTGCAACCTGATTTACGAACATCTCGATCATGGGGAGTCGCTACGCCGGCACAAGATATTTGCCGGAGATCAACTGCAGGCCGTACTTACAAGCCTCATGAGCGCGGACGACTTCAAAGACTTTATTGCCCGGCGGGTCGCGGAGCGTTGGAAGGATGACACGATCAGCGACGCTGTTGAACAGGCGCTGTCGTTTCTTCGCAATTATGTAGGATATAAGTTCGGACGGCAGTTGATGGCACTGAGCAGAATTCAGGCCGACGTACTGTCGCGGTACAAAAAAGCCGCCCCAGGCGATTACTCCATGTTTGCTGCGCAGGCCGACTCGCTGTTCATGCCGGCTGGACTGTTTGCGCTGGACGAATATGGGGTTCCGTCCGAGATAGCTCGGAAAATCATGATCGATAGCGGCGCGATCGAGAACGTCGATCAGGGACTTCGTATCCTGGCAGGGATCGATCTCGGGCACGTACAACTCCAGCCTTTCGAAAGAGAGATACTGGAAAGCGTTCAGCAATCCTTACCGCTACGAGCGTTCGCACGGCCGGAAGACGAGAAAAACTGA
- a CDS encoding VOC family protein encodes MLKDHASSAIVPCSDLARAKAFYGEVLGLPLIADHGVGLVFGTGATRLNVYLSDYAGSNRANAVVWSVGNEIKKIAADLLAKGVTLEEYPDGYDAVIDGVHTRGTLSVIWFRDPDDNILHVSSGSAN; translated from the coding sequence ATGCTGAAGGATCATGCTTCATCCGCGATCGTACCATGTTCCGATCTGGCGCGAGCAAAGGCCTTCTATGGCGAAGTCCTCGGCCTGCCTCTCATCGCTGATCACGGGGTTGGTTTAGTTTTTGGAACTGGTGCGACCAGGCTCAATGTCTATTTGAGCGACTACGCCGGCTCCAATCGTGCCAATGCCGTCGTGTGGTCGGTTGGTAACGAAATCAAAAAGATCGCAGCGGACCTGCTGGCGAAGGGTGTCACGCTCGAAGAATATCCGGATGGCTACGACGCCGTGATCGACGGCGTCCATACCAGGGGCACGCTGAGCGTGATCTGGTTTCGCGACCCCGACGACAACATCCTGCACGTTTCGAGCGGTAGCGCCAATTAG